In Elusimicrobiota bacterium, the sequence ACACATATTCTTGATTGTGTTTTACAGCCGTTGCACTTACTCACACCTTCAGTATGATAATGAGGGCAAAGCCTGCAGGAAAGCCCGCAAATTCCTATCTTAGGGTATTTAATTTTCATAATATTAAATCGTTCTTGTCTAAGATAATAACAAAATCAGGCGCTCAACAGCGCCCCTTACACCACTCAAGAATATCAGCGAACACTTTTTCTTTACCAATATCGATTGATAACGCATGGTACATTTCAGGATAAGTAAACACTGTTTTGTCCTTGATAGTAAGAGCATCAAATACTTTCTTACTTTCCATAGGGCTTGTAAGCTTATCCTTCTCCGCTAACAGGAACAATACCGGTGTTTTAAGTTTATCCTTAGCATTCCCACACGCAATCTGCGACATAAGGATCTCCCATAACGTTTTAACTGATGCTATCCGCAGCTCGCGGGTATCCGCATCTAACCTTTTTTGGTACTCAACATCCCTGGTGATCCACGCGGAATTAAATGGCATCTTCAACGTTGCACGCTGGTTGAATATCAAAGATACGATAAACTGTACATACGTATACCACGCGAATGGCATTACGTTAACAAATACAGGTGATATACATACCAGCCCGCTGAAGAAACCGGGAAACTTTACTGTTGCTAAATACGCGATTAACCCACCCATACTTTCGCCGATAATAAATATTTTCTTACCAGGCAGTTCTGTTTTAATAATCTCGCATAACGCCGTTAGATCGTTATA encodes:
- a CDS encoding lysophospholipase, which codes for MAMMLTDSKTGIMYRKWDSVSPKAVFLMVHGLGAQSERWNFLADFLAKNGLASYAIELRGYGETKELRAHIDSFNVYYNDLTALCEIIKTELPGKKIFIIGESMGGLIAYLATVKFPGFFSGLVCISPVFVNVMPFAWYTYVQFIVSLIFNQRATLKMPFNSAWITRDVEYQKRLDADTRELRIASVKTLWEILMSQIACGNAKDKLKTPVLFLLAEKDKLTSPMESKKVFDALTIKDKTVFTYPEMYHALSIDIGKEKVFADILEWCKGRC